The Temnothorax longispinosus isolate EJ_2023e chromosome 7, Tlon_JGU_v1, whole genome shotgun sequence genome contains a region encoding:
- the LOC139815908 gene encoding L-lactate dehydrogenase C chain-like encodes MVPLWSGVNVAGVQFRDVIPNIGLETDDERWFEIAKHVVKLGAMVRCLKGYSNTAIGLSAADIIIAILRNTQAIIPVSTLVQGHHDVCHDMFLSLPCAIGENGITQIVRMHITEHEKQLFHASANLVYNVQKEIKVKS; translated from the exons ATGG TTCCGCTCTGGTCCGGAGTGAACGTTGCGGGAGTGCAGTTCCGCGATGTTATCCCGAATATTGGTTTGGAGACGGACGACGAAAGATGGTTCGAAATAGCAAAACATGTAGTGAAGCT AGGTGCTATGGTGCGATGTCTAAAAGGATATTCAAATACGGCCATTGGACTTTCTGCAGCTGACATCATAATAGCAATATTACGCAATACGCAAGCTATTATACCAGTTTCGACTCTAGTGCAG GGTCACCACGATGTATGTCACGATATGTTCCTGTCCCTACCTTGCGCGATTGGCGAAAATGGTATCACGCAGATAGTACGAATGCACATAACCGAACATGAGAAACAGCTGTTCCATGCTTCGGCGAACCTCGTATACAACGTGCAGAAGGAAATCAAAGTCAAGTCTTGA
- the LOC139816043 gene encoding L-lactate dehydrogenase-like: MATLKDQLLTTVTEPVSTGRNKITVVGVGQVGMACAFSILTNHVSSDVVLIDVMADKLKGEMLDLQHGSAFMKNAKVTASTDYAVTANSSLCIVTAGARQREGETRLDLVQRNTDIFKGIIPQLVKYSPNTILLIVSNPVDILTYVAWKLSGLPKNRVIGSGTNLDSARFRFLLSQKLNVAPTSCHGWIIGEHGDTSVPVWSGVNVAGVRMRDLNEHVGTDKDEEHWDDLHKQVIQSAYEVIKLKGYTSWAIGLSVSQLASAILRNSNQVHAVSTLVTGNHGINEEVFLSLPCTLGEDGVTHIVQQKLTGDERASLHKSSAMMHKVQEGLKF, translated from the exons atgGCAACATTAAAGGATCAACTTTTAACTACTGTGACAGAACCGGTGTCAACCGgtagaaataaaatcacaGTGGTCGGTGTCGGTCAAGTTGGAATGGCCTGTGCTTTTAGTATTTTGACGAAC CATGTTTCGAGCGACGTGGTATTGATCGATGTGATGGCGGACAAATTAAAAGGAGAAATGTTAGACCTACAGCATGGCAGTGCGTTTATGAAGAACGCAAAAGTGACCGCCAGCACTGATTACGCCGTGACTGCGAATTCGAGTCTTTGCATCGTGACAGCGGGTGCTCGTCAGCGCGAAGGCGAAACCAGACTGGATCTGGTTCAACGTAACACCGACATCTTCAAAGGCATTATACCTCAATTAGTCAAATATAGCCCGAACACGATTCTCCTTATCGTTTCCAATCCGGTGGACATTTTGACATATGTGGCGTGGAAACTCTCCGGTTTGCCAAAGAACAGAGTTATTGGCAGCGGTACGAATTTGGATTCTGCCCGCTTCCGCTTTCTGCTATCGCAAAAACTTAATGTCGCACCTACGTCTTGCCACGGCTGGATTATCGGAGAACACGGTGATACCAGTG TGCCTGTATGGTCTGGAGTTAATGTTGCCGGAGTACGTATGCGTGACTTGAACGAGCACGTGGGGACTGACAAGGATGAAGAACATTGGGATGATTTACATAAGCAGGTGATACAAAGTGCATATGAAGTGATCAAATTGAAAGGCTACACCTCGTGGGCCATAGGTCTCAGTGTGTCGCAACTTGCATCAGCTATACTAAGAAATTCCAATCAAGTGCACGCTGTGTCCACGTTGGTTACT GGTAACCATGGAATTAATGAAGAAGTGTTCTTATCCTTACCTTGCACACTGGGTGAAGATGGCGTTACACACATCGTTCAGCAGAAGTTAACAGGCGACGAGCGTGCATCATTGCATAAATCCTCAGCGATGATGCACAAAGTGCAAGAAGGcctgaaattttaa